The Steroidobacteraceae bacterium genomic interval CGGTCGGCGACATCAAGATCGTCGGACTTCAGCGCGTCTCGGAAGGTACGGTATTCAACTACCTGCCGGTCAACATCGGCGACAGCATGGATGCGCAGCGCTTGCGCGAATCGTTGCGGGCGCTGTATGGCACAGGATTCTTCAGCGACGTGGAGCTTCGCCGGGATGATGCAACGCTCGTGATCGTGGTGCGGGAGCGGCCGTCGATCGAGAGTTTCGAGGTCAAGGGCAACAAGGACATCAAGAGCGAGGACCTCAACCGTTCGCTGCGCAATGTCGGTCTGGCGACTGGCAAGATATTCGACCGATCCGTACTCGAGGATGTGCGCGGTTTTCTCACGGATCAGTATTTCAGTCGCGGCAAGTATGCGGTCAATATCAAAACCGATGTGCAGGACCTGCCCGACAACAAGGTACGGATCAAGATCGACATCAAGGAGGGCAAGCGTGCCCGTATCAGGCAGATCAACATCGTAGGCAACAAGTCATACGACGAGGACACGTTGCGGGACCAATTCGAGCTGCGTACGCCGGGTTGGTTGTCCTGGTACAAGCAGGACGACCGCTACGCCCGCGAGACGCTGCAGGGCGATCTGGAGAAACTGACCTCCTACTACCAGGATCGCGGCTATGCCAACTTCGAGATTTCTTCGACGCAGGTCGCCATTGCACCGGAGAAGGACGACATATTCATTACCGTCAACGTCAACGAGGGCGAGGTCTATCGCATCAGCCAGACGAAGCTGGCCGGCACCTTCGTGGTACCGGAGCCGGAGTTGCAGCGCTTCGTGGTGGTCAAGGAAGGCGATATCTTCTCGCGCAAGGCAATCACCACGACCCAGGAGCTGATCCAGAACCGCCTGGGTCTCGAGGGCTATGCTTTCGCCAAAGTCGATCCGGTGCCGACCACCGATGAAGATGGCAAGACGGTGGAGATCACCTTCTTCGTCGATCCCGGCAATCGCGTCTACGTCCGGCACATCCTGTTCTCCGGGGTCACCAAGATCAACGACGAGGTGCTGCGCCGCGAAATGCGCCAGCTCGAAGGCGGCTGGTTGTCGAACGCCTTGCTCGAGCGCTCAAAACAGCGCCTGCAACGACTGCCCTACATCGAGAGCGTCGAGTCGGAGACGAAGCCCGTGGCCGGTACAGCCGACATGGTCGATGTGGAATACACCATCAAGGAAGGTCCCTCGGCGCAGCTCGGCGGCGGTATCGGCTATTCCGAGTCCCAGTCGTTCATCCTGAACGGCAGTTACGCGGACAGCAACTTCATGGGTAGCGGAGAGCGCGTGGCCATCGAGCTCAATTCCGGCAGGTACAGCAAGGTTTATGCGCTATCGCACACCGATCCCTATACCAGCATCGATGGCGTTGCGCGCACGCTTTCGCTGACCTACCGTGACGTCACGCAATTCGTGTCGGCATCCTCCGACCTGTCCTCCGAGACGCTCGCGCTCGGCGTCGACTATGGTTATCCGATCACCGAATTCCAGGCGTTGCGCCTTGGAATGTCCTACCAGCGTGCGCAGTTGCTGACCACCCAGGGTGGTAGTGCCGACCAGGCGGTGCAATGGGTGCAGGCGAATGGCGATGCATTTGCCCGGACCGAAGTCGATACCCGTTTTTCTCCCCCGGTCAGCTTCAATTTCTTCGGCACACAGTTCCAGACGTTCGAGCTGACAGCGGGCTGGAGCTTCGATTCGCGCAATCGGGCGCTGTTCGCCAGCCGCGGGCAGCGCCACCAGCTGTCGCTGTCCTACACCCTGCCCGGGAGTGACGTCGAGTATTGGCAGGCAAACTACGAATACGTCCAGTATCTGCCCATGCCATGGCGGATGACGTTGTTGCTCAATGCCGAGCTCGGCTATGGCATGGACATCGGCGATACCACCGCCGTGCCGCCGTTTCGCCAGTTTTTTGCAGGCGGTCCGGACTCGGTGCGCGGCTACCGTGAAAGCCGCCTGGGACCCAAGGACAGCCGGGTAGGCATACAACAGGACCAAGGCAATCCCTACGGCGGCAACATGAAGGTTCTGGGGCGAGCGGAACTGATCTTCCCGATGCCCCAGAAATGGGCGGCATCGGCGCGTATCAGCCTTTTCTACGACATGGGCAATGTGTTTTCCACCGGCCATCGCTACCTGTTCCTGGGTCGGGATGGCCAGACGCCGGTGGATTACGGGTTCGAATTCTCGCAGTTGAAGCGTTCGACCGGGGTCGCCGTGCAGTGGCTGGCGCCACTTGGCATATTCCGGTTCAGCTACGGTATACCGTTGAACGCGTATAAAGGCGATAATGTCATTTATCCTGACGAGAAAGAGCAGTTCCAGTTTTCCATCGGCCAAGCGTTCTAGAGGTATAGACAGCGTGAAGTATCCAATTTATTCCTGGTTGATTGCCGCCGTGCTCGGTTTGACCGTGCTGCCCGCCAAAGCCGATCTCAAAATCGCCGTGGTCAACTATGGGCAATTGCTGCAACAGTCGCCGCAGGCACAGGCAGCCGACGAATCGGTGCGTAACGAATTTGCGCCGAAACTGCGCGAATTGCAGAACCAGCAACAGGCCTTGAAGACCAAGGAAGAAAAGTACCAGAAGGACTCCGCCACCATGACTGCGGACCAGCGGTCGCGTGCCGAGAAGGATCTGCGCGATGGTTATCGCGAACTGCAGAGGCGGCAGGCGGAGATCCAGGACGATGTCAATGCGCGGCGCAATGAGGAAGTGTCCAAGTTGCAGCGCGCCCTGATCGAAGAGGTGCGAACCTTTGCGAAGGCGCAGAGCTATGATCTCGTACTCACCGACAGCGCCGCGATTTATTACACGCAGGTGCTCGACATCACGCCGAATATTCTCGCCGCGCTGAAAGCGCGAAATGGTGCAGCGAAGCCCTGATGTCTGCTGCCACGGCGTCGTGTCCGCGACGCCGTGGTTGCGCGCCAAGGCAGCTTGCCAATGGCCGTGACGCTCGCGGAATTGGCCGTCAAATTTGGCTGTGACCTGCGCGGTGATCCACAGCGTGTCGTAAGCCGCGTTGCTACCCTCGAGGCGGCCACGGCGGACTGCCTTTGTTTTCTCTCGAATCCCAAGCTCATCGCGCAGCTGCGAAGCACACGCGCCGGTGCCGTCGTGCTTGCGCAGCCTGCGCTCGAGCACTGTCCGGTTGATGCGCTCATAGCAATCAATCCGCATGCAGCATTCGCCCGCATGGCTCAGCTGTTGCATCGCGTACCGGATCCGAAGCCCGGCATCCATCCCACGGCGCAGATCGCTGCGTCGGCAACCGTCGACCCGAGTGCCGCCATCGCGGCGCAAGTCGTGATTGGCGAGGCATGTCGGATCGGTGCCAATTGCGCGATCGACCCGGGAGTGGTTCTCGGCAGCGGGGTCACGCTCGGCGAGGGCTGCCGGATCCATGCGCGCGCCGTGCTCTACGATGGCGTCACGGCAGGCGCGCGATGCATCGTGCATTCGGGTGCCGTCATAGGTGCGGATGGTTTCGGCTATGCCGCGGACAACGGCCAGTGGATCAAAGTGCCGCAGATTGGCAGCGTAGTCATTGGTGATGACGTTGAGATCGGGGCCAATACCACGATCGACCGTGGTGCGCTTGGTGATACCGTCATTGAAACGGGCGTCAAGCTGGATAATCTCATCCAGATTGGCCACAACGTGCATATTGGCGCGCACACAGCGATGGCGGCATGCGTTGGCGTCTCGGGCAGCGTGCGCATCGGCGAGCGCTGCCAGATCGGCGGAGCAGTCGGCATCGCCGGGCACCTGCAAATCTGTGATGATGTCATCGTCACCGGGTTGTCGCTGGTGTCGCACTCGATCAGCCAGGCGGGCGTGTACTCCTCGGGCATACCCGTCGAGCCGGTTCGGGATTGGCGGCGAACCGTTGGCCGCTTGAAGCGCATCGAACATCTCGCCGACCGCGTGACGCGTCTCGAGCGCGCTGGCGGTGGCACAGACACTACGGATCCGGCAGGAACTTGAGAGGACAGGGCAGGACAATGGATTTTTCGCAAGGCACGACCGACATCAACGCAATCATGCGTCAGCTCCCGCACCGCTACCCGTTCCTGCTGGTCGACCGGGTACTCGAACTCGTCAAGGGCGAGCGCATACGTGCACTGAAGAACGTTACGGTCAACGAGCCGTTCTTTCCCGGCCACTTTCCGTATCGCCCTGTCATGCCAGGCGTGATGATCATCGAGGCGCTGGCACAGGCGGCCGGTATCCTTGCATTCCAGACGGCAGGCGTGGTGCCCGATGAAAGCACGCGCTTCTACTTCGTTGGCATCGACAAGGCGCGTTTCCGCAAACCCGTCGAACCGGGCGACCAACTGATCCTCAACGCAACGCTCGAGCGCAATCTGCGCGGCATATGGCGATTTGCGACACAGGCGACTGTGGCTGACGCGGAAGTCTGCGCTGCCACCATGATGGTGGCGCCCGAAACCGGGTCGCAGGATCCATGATCGATCCGCAGGCGCGGATTTCACCGCGCGCACAATTGGCCGACAACGTGTCGGTAGGCGCGTTCGCGGTCATCGGCGATGACGTATCCATCGACGCCGGCTGCCGTATCGGACCGCATGCGGTCGTGCACGGACCTACGCGCATGGGCCGTGACAATCAGGTTTTCCAGTTTGCCTCGATCGGCGATGCACCGCAGGATCGCAAATATCGCGGCGAGCCAACGCGGCTCGAAATCGGCGATCGCAACGTCTTCCGTGAATGCTGCACGGTCAATCGCGGGACCGTCGGCGGGCACGGAGTCACGCGGATTGGCGATGACTGCCTGTTCATGGCAAACACCCACGTGGCGCACGACTGCGTGGTCGGCAACCAGGTCATCATGGCCAACCTTGCGACCCTTGGCGGCCATGTCGAGCTCGGTGAGCATGTGATCATGGGTGGTTTGTCGGCGGTGCATCAGTTCTGCAAGATCGGAGCTCATGCCTTCATCGCCAACAATGCTGCTGTGACCCGCGATGTGCCGCCGTATGTCATGGCGGTCGGCCAGCCAGCAGAGCCGCATTCGGTCAATTCCGAGGGATTGAAGCGGCGCGGCTTCTCCGCGGTTCAGATACGCAACATCAAGCAGGCATACCGGCTTCTTTACCGCTCCGATCTGCCGCTGGAGCAGGCTCGCCGGCAAATAACGGAACTCGCTGACACGCAGCCCGAGCTCGGCATCTTCGCCGGTTTCATCGCAGCATCGACCCGATCGCTCGTACGTTGACGGGCTGATCGTGCACATCGTACTGGTAGCTGGTGAGGCCTCGGGCGACCAGCTTGGGGCCGCGTTGATCGACGCACTGCGCGAGCGCTGGCCAGGGGCGCAGTTCAGCGGCGTCTGCGGGCCCAAAATGCGGGCCGCAGGCTGCCAGGCCTGGGCTGCGAGTGATGAGCTCGCCGTGATGGGCGTGGCCGAGGTGGTTGGCCACCTGCCGCGGCTGCTGCGCCTGCGACGTGAGCTGGTCAGCCGATGCAGCGCCTTGCGGCCGGACCTGTTCATCGGGATCGACGCACCCGAATTCAATCTCGGGCTCGAAAAGCGCCTCAAGCAACGCGGCTTGCGCACCGTGCAGTATGTTAGTCCGCAGGTCTGGGCTTGGCGCCAGGGGCGCGTGCGGCACATGGCCGCCGCCTGCGACCTGGTGCTCTGCCTGCTGCCATTCGAGCCCGACTTCTACACACAGCATGGTGTGCAGGCGGAATTCGTCGGTCATCCGCTCGCCGACCAGTTTGGCGCGCGTAGCGATCGCGAGAGCGCCCGGGCCGCGCTCGGTGTCGATCCGGCTGCGCCGGTGATCGCCCTGCTACCGGGTTCGCGGCAGGGCGAGGTGGCGCGACTTGGTCCGTTGTTCGCTTCCACGGCCGCGTGGCTCGCCCGGCACCGGGCGCAGTTGCGCTTCATCGCAGCACTGCTCAACGATCACCTTGCCGAACAATTCAAGCAGTATGCCAGCGCGCAGGGGGCGGACGTTGCCTGTCATGTCGGAAAGGCCCGCGCTGTCCTGGCAGCCGCTGACGTCGTGATCGTCGCCTCGGGAACGGCTACGCTCGAAACGCTGCTCAGCAAGCGCCCCATGGTCGTTGCCTATCGGCTCGCGCCCGCAACGGCGTGGCTGATACGCCGGTTCAATCTGGTCAAGTCGCCTTACTTTGCGCAGCCAAATCTGTTGGCGGGTGAGCGACTTGTGCCGGAATTCTTCCAGGAAGCTGCAACTGCAGACGTATTGGGGCAAGCGGCGCTCGGCTGGCTGGATCATCCGGAACGTAGCGCGGCACTGATTGCGCACTTCGACCGCATCCACGAAACTTTGCGTTGCGATGGGGCGCGGCGCGCCGTCGCAGCCATTGCCCGGCTTATGGAACCGGGTTTGTGACGGCTTGCGGGGGGGGCGATTGCAACTGACGATGAACCTGGTGCCCGGGTCGGAACTGATTGCCGGCGTCGACGAGGCGGGCAGGGGCCCGCTTGCCGGTCCCGTCGTGGCCGCAGCCGTCATCCTCGATCCGGCGCGCCCGATCGCGGGGCTTGCCGATTCCAAGACGCTCTCGGCGCCCGCGCGCACACAGCTCGCTCGGGAAATTCGCGATCGTGCCCTCTGCTTTGCGCTCGGCAGCGCGAGCCCTGCGGAAATCGACGAGGTCAATATCCTGCAGGCCACCTTCCTCGCCATGCAGAGGGCACTCGCGGGATTGCAGCCGCGACCTGCCCATGTCCTCATTGATGGCAATCGTTTGCCGTCACTTGCCGCTCTCCCGTATCGCTGCACGGCTGCGGCCGTGATCCGGGGCGATCAGAGCGTAGCTGCGATCAGCGCGGCCTCGATTCTCGCCAAAACCGAGCGTGATTCGCTGATGCAACAACTGCATCACGTCTATCCGCAGTTCGATTTTGCGCGCAACAAGGGCTATCCGACGGCCCAGCATCGAGCAGCACTTGCCTCGCACGGCGTGTGTGAAGTCCATCGCCGCTCGTTTGCGCCCGTGCGCGAGGCGTTGCAGGGCCCATGACCGCGCCGTTCGTGCATCTGCGGCTGCATACCGAGTTTTCGCTCGTCGACAGCGTCGTGCGTATCGAGCCGCTGATGCGGCGTGCCGCGGAACTCGGCATGCCTGCCGTTGCTCTTACCGACGCCAGCAACCTGTTCGGTCTCGTCAAGTTCTACCGCTGCGCGCTGAAAGCTGGCATCAAACCGATCATCGGCGTCGATGTCGATCTCATGCCTGATGGCGATCGCGCGCAGCATCCGCGCATCACGTTGCTCTGTCAGAATCTTGCCGGCTATCGCAACCTGACGCGGCTGCTATCCAGGGCCTATCTCGAACGTAGTGACCGGGCTTTGCCATTGCTCGATGCGAAGTGGCTGGACGAGTCGACCTGCAAAGGGTTGATTGCGCTGTCCGGGGCCGGCGCGGGCGACATCGGCATCGCGTTGCTGCGAGGTCGGCCCGACCTTGCCGAGCGCCGCCTCGCAAGGTGGCGCAGTCTGTTTGGGGATCGCTTCTACATCGAGCTGCAACGCCTTGGTCGTGACAGCGACGAAGCGTACATCAACGCTGTATTGCCTCTTGCAACCAAGCTCGAAGTGCCCGTGGTGGCAACGAACGACGTGCGCTTCCTGAGCGGCGCCGACTTCGAATCGCACGAGGCGCGGGTGTGCATACACGACGGCACCTTGCTGGCAGACACGGGTCGACCGCGGCGCTATACGGCGAACCAGTACCTGCGCTCGGCTGAGGAGATGTGCGAGTTGTTCGCCGATATTCCCTCGGCAATCACCAACAGCCTGTGCATCGCCGAGCGCTGCAGCGTGGCCATGTCGCTTGGCGATATGCAGCTGCCGGACTACCCGGTGCCGGAGGAGATGCCCGCCGCAGACTATCTCGCGCAGCGCGCCAGGGACGGGCTGGCCGTGCATGGCCTTGGCGCCGACGAGCGATACGTCTCGCGTCTCGCGAGCGAGTTGCAGGTCATCAACGCCATGGGATTCGCCGGGTATTTCCTGATCGTAGCGGACTTCATCGCCTGGGCGCGGACCAATGCCGTGCCCGTTGGGCCGGGCCGCGGCTCGGGCGCCGGATCGCTGGCGGCCTACTGCCTTGGCATCACCGACATCGACCCGATTCGTTACGACCTGCTGTTCGAGCGCTTCCTCAATCCCGAGCGCATATCGATGCCCGACTTCGACATCGATTTTTGCATGGAAGGGCGGGATTCCGTCATCGACTACGTTGCTGGCAAGTACGGACGTGATCGGGTCTCGCAGATCATCACCTACGGAACCATGGCCGCCAAGGCGGTGGTGCGCGACTGCGGTCGAGTCCTGGGAATGAGCTACGGTCACGTCGATCGGATCGCAAAGCTGGTGCCGTTCGAACTCGGCATTACCCTCGACGATGCGCTCGAAAAAGAGCCGGAACTGAAACGGCTGTACGCTGGCGACGATGAGGTGCGCGGCCTGATCGACCTCGCCCGCTCACTCGAAGGTTTGACCCGAAACGCGGGCACGCATGCCGGGGGCGTTGTCATCGCGCCATCGCTGTTGACTGATTTTGCTCCGCTCTACCGTGAAGATGGCTCGACAAGCGTCGTCACGCAATTCGACAAGGACGATGTCGAGGCGGTCGGCCTCGTAAAATTCGATTTTCTCGGCCTTCGCACGCTGACCGTGATAGAGCGCGCGCTTGGTTACATCAACCAGACGCGTATGCGCGGCGGGGAGTCGCCGCTTGATATCCGGCGCATCGCAATGGACGACGCCGCCACATTCGCCTTGTTGCGCTCCTGCCGTACTACAGCCGTGTTCCAGCTCGAATCGCGCGGCATGAAGGACCTGATTCGACGTCTGCAGCCGGATTGTTTCGAGGACGTCGTGGCGTTGGTGGCCTTGTTTCGGCCGGGTCCGTTGCAGTCCGGCATGGTCGATGACTTCATCAACCGCAAACATGGGCGCAACGATGGGCCGATCGATTACCTGCACCCGAGTCTGAAGGGCATCCTGAGCCCGACCTACGGCGTGATTCTCTATCAGGAGCAGGTCATGCAGATCGCGCAGACGCTGGCCGGCTACACGCTGGGTGGCGCGGATCTCCTGCGGCGCGCAATGGGCAAGAAAAAGCCAGAGGAGATGGCCAAACAGCGCAGCGTATTCATCGATGGCGCCGTGCAGCGGGGCGTGCCAGCGGCAAAGGCTGCTCATATTTTCGACCTGATGGAAAAATTTGCCGGCTATGGATTCAACAAATCCCACTCGGCGGCCTACGCAATGCTCTCCTACCAGACAGCCTACCTCAAGGCGCATTACCCGGCCGAGTACATGGCGGCCGTACTGTCGACCGACATGGATCACACCGACAAGATTGTCACGTTCAAGGCGGACTGCGATCTGCTCGGATTGCGCGTCCTTGGCCCCGATGTCAATGAGTCCGTCTTCGAATTTCTCGTGAGTTCGCCCGGTCAGATCCGCTACGGCCTTGGCGCCATCAAAGGCGTTGGCCGCGGCGCGGTGGAGGCGTTGCTCGAGGAGCGCGCGCGCAACGGCCCTTTTCGCACGCTCGAGGAGCTGTGCCGCAGGCTCGACATGAACCGGGTCAATCGCCGTGTGCTCGAAGCGCTGATCAAAAGCGGGAGTCTCGATTCGATCAATCCCAATCGCGCTGCGTTGTCCGATGCCCTGGGCAGCGCATTGCAGCTTGGCGAGCAGGTCAACAGCGCGCGGCGCGCCGGACAGGTCGATCTTTTCGGTTTGCCGAGAGCATCGCCGATGGGGCAGGCCGCAAACTCATCGGCCGCAATGACTGCCGAATGGCCGGCTGCCAAGCGACTCGCGGCTGAGCGCGAAACGCTGGGTCTGTTCCTGACCGGCCATCCGATCCTGCAATACGACAAGGAGCTCACCTGGGTGGTGACGGGGCGGATCGGTGATGTCGCAGCCGATCGCCCGGCGCAAGGCACGGCTTTCGGATTTGCGAGCCGGCAGGTCAAACTGGCCGGGCTGTTGTCCGAGCTTCGCCGCCGCGGCAATCGGGTAACCGCGGTGCTGGATGACAATACCGGGCAACTCGAAGTGACCTTTTTTGAAGATACGCTGCGCGACTGCCGGGACATACTCGTCAAGGATGCGCTGGTGCTGATCGACGGCGGGCTGCGATTCGATGAATTCATCGACGGCTGGCGGCTCGCGGCGCGCGCGATCACGCCGCTCGCGCGCATCCGTGAGCAAAATGCCAGGCGTCTGCACCTGCAATGGCGAGGCGACCTCGGCGCATCGGGTGTGCAGGCACTGCACGAGCTTCTGGCTCGTTATCGCCCCGGGGATTGCCAGGTCACCATCAGCTATCTCGGAGCGAGCGGTGGCGTGGACGCCGTGCTCGGTCGCGAGTGGGGCGTTCGCCCCGTGCCCGAGCTGTTCTTCGAAATAGAGACTTTGTGCGGCTCGGATGCCGTCCGCGTCTACTACAGTGCGCCGGCGGGCGCCGACAGCAGCGCGATAGCCTAGCGCGCAAATCGTTTCAATCACGATCCCGGAAGGCAGCGCATGGCCGCGCCCGGGCCGCGTGGGTCCGCCCCGGACTTGCCAGCGTGGCAGGCGGTCCGTAACCTCGCGCAAGCGCACCAGTAGCCGGAACCCCATGGCAGTCAGCTTTCTCGATTTTGAACAACCGATCGCCGAACTCGAAGCCAAGATCGAGGAGTTGCGACACGTTGCTGCCGATGGCGAGGTGGTCGTCGACGAGGAAATTGCCCGCCTGCGCAACAAGAGCGAGCAGCTGACGCGGCAGATATTTGCATCGCTCACCCCGTGGCAGATCACCCAGCTCGCGCGGCACCCGCAGCGGCCGTATGCGCTCGATTACATTGCGCGGGCGTTCACCGATTTCCACGAACTGCATGGCGATCGCATGTATGGCGATGATCTTGCGATCGTGGGCGGGCTCGCGCGCATCGATGGCACGGCTGTCGTGGTGATTGGCCACCAGAAGGGGCGCGACACCAAGGAGCGGGTGCGGCGCAACTACGGCATGCCCAAGCCCGAAGGCTATCGCAAGGCGCTGCGGCTGATGCGCACGGCCGAGCGCTTCGGACTGCCGATCGTCACCATGATCGATACGCCGGGCGCCTATCCTGGTGTTGGCTCGGAGGAGCGCGGTCAGAGCGAGGCCATTGCGCGCAACCTGTTCGAAATGGCGCTGTTGCGTGTGCCCATCGTGAGCGTCGTGATCGGCGAGGGCGGATCAGGCGGTGCCTTGGCGATCGGCGTCTGTGACCGGCTGCTGATGCTGCAATACAGCACCTATTCAGTCATTTCGCCGGAAGGCTGCGCGTCGATCCTGTGGAAGAGCGCCGACAAGAAGGAGACCGCCGCGGAAGCGATGGGATTGACTGCCGAGCGGCTGGCGCAGCTGAAGCTGGTCGATGAGATCGTGCCGGAGCCGCTCGGCGGTGCACACCGCGATGTCGATGCCATTGCGCGGGGCCTGGGAGCTGCACTCGGCCGCCATCTGGCCGAATTGCTGGCGATCGATGCGCAGCAGTTGCGCGATGCACGCAGCGCCAAGATTGCCGGCTTCGGTGTCTTCGAGGAAACCGTTGCCTAAGGGCGCTGCGCCCGAGTTCACAGCGGCTGCATTGGCTGCGCAATTGCAGACACTGCTAGGGTCCGCGTTGCCGTGCTGCATCGCCCTGAGTGGCGGCCTTGATTCGACCGTGCTGCTGCATGCGCTTGCCAGTCTGCCCGCCTGGCGCAAGCGACTTCGGGCCGTGCATGTCCATCACGGTTTGCATCACGAGGCTGATGACTGGGTGCACCATTGCAGGCGGTTGTGCCGCGACCTGGGTGTAGGACTGGTGGTGCGCAGGGTGGCGGTGACGCTTGCCGCCGGGGTTTCCGTCGAGGCCGAGGCCCGCCGCGCCCGGTA includes:
- the fabZ gene encoding 3-hydroxyacyl-ACP dehydratase FabZ; the protein is MDFSQGTTDINAIMRQLPHRYPFLLVDRVLELVKGERIRALKNVTVNEPFFPGHFPYRPVMPGVMIIEALAQAAGILAFQTAGVVPDESTRFYFVGIDKARFRKPVEPGDQLILNATLERNLRGIWRFATQATVADAEVCAATMMVAPETGSQDP
- the lpxA gene encoding acyl-ACP--UDP-N-acetylglucosamine O-acyltransferase — encoded protein: MIDPQARISPRAQLADNVSVGAFAVIGDDVSIDAGCRIGPHAVVHGPTRMGRDNQVFQFASIGDAPQDRKYRGEPTRLEIGDRNVFRECCTVNRGTVGGHGVTRIGDDCLFMANTHVAHDCVVGNQVIMANLATLGGHVELGEHVIMGGLSAVHQFCKIGAHAFIANNAAVTRDVPPYVMAVGQPAEPHSVNSEGLKRRGFSAVQIRNIKQAYRLLYRSDLPLEQARRQITELADTQPELGIFAGFIAASTRSLVR
- the bamA gene encoding outer membrane protein assembly factor BamA, with the protein product MTHHSSTSLVRVLLAAVLLGTMASATLAQGVGEPFTVGDIKIVGLQRVSEGTVFNYLPVNIGDSMDAQRLRESLRALYGTGFFSDVELRRDDATLVIVVRERPSIESFEVKGNKDIKSEDLNRSLRNVGLATGKIFDRSVLEDVRGFLTDQYFSRGKYAVNIKTDVQDLPDNKVRIKIDIKEGKRARIRQINIVGNKSYDEDTLRDQFELRTPGWLSWYKQDDRYARETLQGDLEKLTSYYQDRGYANFEISSTQVAIAPEKDDIFITVNVNEGEVYRISQTKLAGTFVVPEPELQRFVVVKEGDIFSRKAITTTQELIQNRLGLEGYAFAKVDPVPTTDEDGKTVEITFFVDPGNRVYVRHILFSGVTKINDEVLRREMRQLEGGWLSNALLERSKQRLQRLPYIESVESETKPVAGTADMVDVEYTIKEGPSAQLGGGIGYSESQSFILNGSYADSNFMGSGERVAIELNSGRYSKVYALSHTDPYTSIDGVARTLSLTYRDVTQFVSASSDLSSETLALGVDYGYPITEFQALRLGMSYQRAQLLTTQGGSADQAVQWVQANGDAFARTEVDTRFSPPVSFNFFGTQFQTFELTAGWSFDSRNRALFASRGQRHQLSLSYTLPGSDVEYWQANYEYVQYLPMPWRMTLLLNAELGYGMDIGDTTAVPPFRQFFAGGPDSVRGYRESRLGPKDSRVGIQQDQGNPYGGNMKVLGRAELIFPMPQKWAASARISLFYDMGNVFSTGHRYLFLGRDGQTPVDYGFEFSQLKRSTGVAVQWLAPLGIFRFSYGIPLNAYKGDNVIYPDEKEQFQFSIGQAF
- the lpxD gene encoding UDP-3-O-(3-hydroxymyristoyl)glucosamine N-acyltransferase gives rise to the protein MAVTLAELAVKFGCDLRGDPQRVVSRVATLEAATADCLCFLSNPKLIAQLRSTRAGAVVLAQPALEHCPVDALIAINPHAAFARMAQLLHRVPDPKPGIHPTAQIAASATVDPSAAIAAQVVIGEACRIGANCAIDPGVVLGSGVTLGEGCRIHARAVLYDGVTAGARCIVHSGAVIGADGFGYAADNGQWIKVPQIGSVVIGDDVEIGANTTIDRGALGDTVIETGVKLDNLIQIGHNVHIGAHTAMAACVGVSGSVRIGERCQIGGAVGIAGHLQICDDVIVTGLSLVSHSISQAGVYSSGIPVEPVRDWRRTVGRLKRIEHLADRVTRLERAGGGTDTTDPAGT
- the dnaE gene encoding DNA polymerase III subunit alpha, whose translation is MTAPFVHLRLHTEFSLVDSVVRIEPLMRRAAELGMPAVALTDASNLFGLVKFYRCALKAGIKPIIGVDVDLMPDGDRAQHPRITLLCQNLAGYRNLTRLLSRAYLERSDRALPLLDAKWLDESTCKGLIALSGAGAGDIGIALLRGRPDLAERRLARWRSLFGDRFYIELQRLGRDSDEAYINAVLPLATKLEVPVVATNDVRFLSGADFESHEARVCIHDGTLLADTGRPRRYTANQYLRSAEEMCELFADIPSAITNSLCIAERCSVAMSLGDMQLPDYPVPEEMPAADYLAQRARDGLAVHGLGADERYVSRLASELQVINAMGFAGYFLIVADFIAWARTNAVPVGPGRGSGAGSLAAYCLGITDIDPIRYDLLFERFLNPERISMPDFDIDFCMEGRDSVIDYVAGKYGRDRVSQIITYGTMAAKAVVRDCGRVLGMSYGHVDRIAKLVPFELGITLDDALEKEPELKRLYAGDDEVRGLIDLARSLEGLTRNAGTHAGGVVIAPSLLTDFAPLYREDGSTSVVTQFDKDDVEAVGLVKFDFLGLRTLTVIERALGYINQTRMRGGESPLDIRRIAMDDAATFALLRSCRTTAVFQLESRGMKDLIRRLQPDCFEDVVALVALFRPGPLQSGMVDDFINRKHGRNDGPIDYLHPSLKGILSPTYGVILYQEQVMQIAQTLAGYTLGGADLLRRAMGKKKPEEMAKQRSVFIDGAVQRGVPAAKAAHIFDLMEKFAGYGFNKSHSAAYAMLSYQTAYLKAHYPAEYMAAVLSTDMDHTDKIVTFKADCDLLGLRVLGPDVNESVFEFLVSSPGQIRYGLGAIKGVGRGAVEALLEERARNGPFRTLEELCRRLDMNRVNRRVLEALIKSGSLDSINPNRAALSDALGSALQLGEQVNSARRAGQVDLFGLPRASPMGQAANSSAAMTAEWPAAKRLAAERETLGLFLTGHPILQYDKELTWVVTGRIGDVAADRPAQGTAFGFASRQVKLAGLLSELRRRGNRVTAVLDDNTGQLEVTFFEDTLRDCRDILVKDALVLIDGGLRFDEFIDGWRLAARAITPLARIREQNARRLHLQWRGDLGASGVQALHELLARYRPGDCQVTISYLGASGGVDAVLGREWGVRPVPELFFEIETLCGSDAVRVYYSAPAGADSSAIA
- a CDS encoding OmpH family outer membrane protein — its product is MKYPIYSWLIAAVLGLTVLPAKADLKIAVVNYGQLLQQSPQAQAADESVRNEFAPKLRELQNQQQALKTKEEKYQKDSATMTADQRSRAEKDLRDGYRELQRRQAEIQDDVNARRNEEVSKLQRALIEEVRTFAKAQSYDLVLTDSAAIYYTQVLDITPNILAALKARNGAAKP
- the lpxB gene encoding lipid-A-disaccharide synthase: MHIVLVAGEASGDQLGAALIDALRERWPGAQFSGVCGPKMRAAGCQAWAASDELAVMGVAEVVGHLPRLLRLRRELVSRCSALRPDLFIGIDAPEFNLGLEKRLKQRGLRTVQYVSPQVWAWRQGRVRHMAAACDLVLCLLPFEPDFYTQHGVQAEFVGHPLADQFGARSDRESARAALGVDPAAPVIALLPGSRQGEVARLGPLFASTAAWLARHRAQLRFIAALLNDHLAEQFKQYASAQGADVACHVGKARAVLAAADVVIVASGTATLETLLSKRPMVVAYRLAPATAWLIRRFNLVKSPYFAQPNLLAGERLVPEFFQEAATADVLGQAALGWLDHPERSAALIAHFDRIHETLRCDGARRAVAAIARLMEPGL
- the rnhB gene encoding ribonuclease HII; its protein translation is MQLTMNLVPGSELIAGVDEAGRGPLAGPVVAAAVILDPARPIAGLADSKTLSAPARTQLAREIRDRALCFALGSASPAEIDEVNILQATFLAMQRALAGLQPRPAHVLIDGNRLPSLAALPYRCTAAAVIRGDQSVAAISAASILAKTERDSLMQQLHHVYPQFDFARNKGYPTAQHRAALASHGVCEVHRRSFAPVREALQGP